The Corynebacterium tuberculostearicum genome window below encodes:
- a CDS encoding FadD32-like long-chain-fatty-acid--AMP ligase has translation MDLKAQMGQFLAPEFTLAQLAEKLFQAETDPDRVVMRQWIYGEEETCRELTRAQVNNRIKVVAARLQQVADPGTRVAILAGNSPEYVFGFLGALYAGMVPIPLYDPNEPGHSDHLKAVFGDCEPSIVVTNRVSAAAVRTYFSAQRERPRIISLDALPDSLASSWTPVEGTAEDTAFLQYTSGSTRTPAGVELTNRAIITNVAQIFQAVQLQMPARIVSWLPMHHDMGIILAVFVTILGLDFEMMTPRDFIQHPDRWVRRVTAGKQATYTAIPNFALELAARHAKDADFSHVDGIIIGSEPVTESAVDSFLDAFSVDRSVLRPSYGLAEAALIVSTPQTDKRPVIAHFNRAELAAGRAVIEDKSEDTVAYASNGQCVPRQHLAIVDPETRAEVKDGVIGEIWVHGPNMATGYLNRPEETAATFRNTLGERLQDGLPEDDYWMATGDLATIVDGELYITGRLKDLIVIAGRNHYPQDIEGTVQAASAQVRPDSVAAFSVEGNDSESLVVLVERADDAQPSGDAEATEAIRTAVTAHHGITPDDIVWKAPGEINRTSSGKIARRVAKKNYVGF, from the coding sequence ATGGATCTAAAAGCGCAGATGGGGCAGTTCTTAGCGCCCGAGTTCACCTTGGCCCAGTTGGCAGAGAAGCTCTTCCAAGCGGAAACCGACCCAGACCGCGTGGTCATGCGCCAGTGGATCTACGGTGAGGAAGAAACCTGCCGGGAGCTTACCCGCGCACAGGTCAATAACCGCATCAAGGTGGTGGCGGCGCGCCTGCAGCAGGTGGCAGATCCTGGTACCCGCGTGGCCATCTTGGCTGGTAATTCACCGGAATACGTCTTCGGCTTCTTAGGCGCTCTTTATGCGGGCATGGTGCCGATTCCGCTATATGACCCCAACGAGCCGGGCCACTCGGACCACCTAAAGGCCGTATTTGGTGACTGTGAACCGTCCATCGTGGTAACTAACCGCGTATCGGCGGCGGCAGTGCGCACGTATTTTTCCGCTCAACGCGAGCGCCCGCGCATCATTTCCCTCGACGCCCTTCCTGATTCTTTGGCGTCCTCCTGGACTCCTGTGGAGGGAACCGCAGAGGACACTGCCTTCCTGCAGTACACCTCCGGTTCCACCCGCACCCCGGCCGGCGTGGAGCTCACCAATCGCGCGATTATTACCAACGTGGCGCAGATTTTCCAGGCCGTGCAGCTGCAGATGCCTGCCCGCATCGTTTCTTGGCTGCCGATGCACCACGATATGGGCATCATCCTGGCCGTATTTGTCACCATCTTGGGCCTCGACTTCGAGATGATGACCCCGCGCGATTTCATCCAGCACCCGGATCGCTGGGTCCGGCGCGTGACGGCTGGCAAACAGGCCACCTATACCGCTATCCCGAATTTTGCCTTGGAACTCGCCGCTCGCCACGCCAAGGACGCGGATTTCTCCCACGTGGACGGCATCATTATCGGTTCCGAGCCGGTGACCGAATCGGCCGTGGACTCCTTCCTCGATGCCTTCAGTGTGGACCGTTCCGTACTGCGTCCGTCCTACGGTCTGGCAGAAGCGGCGCTTATTGTGTCTACCCCGCAAACTGACAAGCGCCCGGTCATCGCGCACTTTAACCGCGCGGAGCTAGCTGCAGGTCGCGCCGTCATCGAGGATAAATCCGAAGACACCGTTGCCTACGCTTCCAATGGACAGTGCGTGCCGCGTCAGCACCTCGCCATTGTGGATCCGGAAACTCGCGCCGAGGTAAAGGACGGCGTTATCGGAGAAATCTGGGTCCACGGCCCCAATATGGCCACCGGCTACCTCAACCGCCCAGAGGAAACTGCTGCGACCTTCCGCAATACGCTGGGTGAGCGCCTGCAGGATGGCCTGCCGGAAGACGATTACTGGATGGCCACCGGAGACTTGGCAACCATCGTGGATGGTGAGCTGTACATTACGGGCCGCCTGAAGGATCTCATCGTCATTGCTGGGCGCAACCATTATCCGCAGGATATTGAGGGCACGGTGCAAGCAGCTTCCGCGCAGGTTCGCCCGGATTCCGTTGCTGCCTTCTCCGTGGAAGGCAATGACTCTGAGTCCCTCGTTGTGCTGGTGGAGCGCGCCGATGATGCGCAGCCGTCCGGCGATGCCGAGGCAACCGAGGCCATTCGCACCGCGGTCACTGCCCACCACGGCATCACTCCGGATGACATCGTGTGGAAGGCACCTGGCGAAATCAACCGCACGTCCTCCGGCAAGATTGCGCGCCGCGTAGCCAAGAAGAATTATGTGGGATTCTGA
- a CDS encoding cutinase family protein, with protein MRKTITVVAALVVLAVIGVGASRYLNQGTDSPAPHTTEQAAPPQPQQPEWCPRVEFISAPGTWESAADDDPINPSANPRSFMLSITKPLQEAYGDDVKVWTLPYTAQFKNINAQHEMSYDDSRNEGTGKMNDELRSVHQSCPATKFILSGFSQGAVIAGDVADEIGGGQGVVPAESIAGVALIADGRRQNGVGQNPGRKVGGVGAEIALQPVSGLVQPIVPGASMRGARQNGFGSLADRTFQICAPNDSVCDAPPNVTNALERAQGLIAANGVHAQYASNSGVIDGTTANQWVVGWARQLIDAA; from the coding sequence ATGCGAAAAACTATTACCGTCGTCGCGGCCCTCGTCGTTTTAGCTGTCATCGGCGTGGGCGCGTCGCGTTACCTCAACCAAGGCACCGATTCCCCTGCTCCGCACACCACGGAGCAGGCAGCGCCGCCGCAACCGCAGCAGCCCGAGTGGTGCCCCCGTGTTGAGTTCATTTCTGCCCCGGGTACTTGGGAGTCCGCGGCTGACGACGACCCCATTAATCCTTCTGCCAACCCGCGCTCGTTCATGCTGTCTATTACGAAGCCGTTGCAGGAGGCCTACGGGGACGACGTGAAGGTCTGGACCCTTCCCTATACCGCGCAATTTAAAAACATTAATGCGCAGCACGAAATGAGCTACGACGATTCCCGCAATGAGGGAACCGGCAAGATGAATGACGAGCTGCGTAGCGTTCATCAAAGCTGCCCAGCTACCAAGTTCATTCTGAGCGGCTTTTCTCAGGGCGCGGTGATTGCCGGCGACGTTGCCGATGAGATTGGTGGCGGCCAGGGCGTGGTTCCGGCGGAATCCATCGCAGGCGTGGCCCTTATCGCAGATGGCCGCCGCCAAAATGGCGTCGGGCAAAACCCAGGCCGCAAGGTGGGCGGCGTCGGCGCTGAAATTGCGCTGCAGCCGGTATCCGGATTGGTTCAGCCCATTGTGCCGGGTGCCTCCATGCGTGGTGCGCGCCAGAATGGGTTCGGTAGCCTCGCGGATCGCACCTTCCAAATTTGCGCGCCCAATGATTCGGTGTGTGATGCCCCGCCAAACGTCACCAATGCACTAGAGCGCGCGCAGGGTTTGATTGCCGCGAATGGCGTGCATGCGCAGTACGCCTCCAATAGTGGCGTTATCGATGGCACGACTGCCAACCAGTGGGTAGTGGGCTGGGCCCGCCAGCTTATCGACGCCGCGTAA
- a CDS encoding DUF732 domain-containing protein, producing the protein MRKLVVVGAALCLGLAGCDSATVDSEPPQETEVAPLERESEAPSSSSEGATSKSQEDRGAREISEIPSAEVPEPDAKYLDKLKDAGVNVDGVEDQLLGAGKAACDENEVTISAVAGQLIEQQRTTQSFEELSQLIKDSARSGIC; encoded by the coding sequence ATGCGCAAGCTAGTAGTTGTGGGCGCGGCGCTGTGCTTGGGTCTTGCGGGGTGCGATTCCGCCACGGTGGATAGCGAACCGCCGCAAGAGACCGAGGTCGCGCCCCTCGAGCGGGAGTCCGAGGCCCCTTCCTCTTCTTCGGAGGGTGCCACCTCTAAGTCGCAAGAAGACCGCGGTGCGCGCGAGATCTCTGAAATCCCGTCCGCTGAGGTGCCGGAACCGGACGCCAAGTACTTGGACAAGCTCAAGGACGCCGGCGTAAACGTCGATGGCGTTGAGGATCAGCTCCTTGGAGCCGGCAAAGCGGCCTGCGACGAGAATGAGGTCACCATTTCTGCGGTTGCCGGCCAGCTCATCGAGCAGCAGCGCACCACGCAGAGTTTTGAGGAGCTTTCCCAGCTCATCAAGGATTCCGCGCGTTCAGGGATTTGCTAG
- a CDS encoding alpha/beta hydrolase-fold protein yields MRKSTSPSKARKGLAVAAVPTAIAVGLALLPNATAQSSVGDLSSAIGGDSSLSDHFAPKEPPARTPLNTEYPDVKGLPEGVKINRVEYLTNRHLMVYIKSAAMPDKEQKVQIQLARDWYSHPEKKFPEVWALDGLRARDDESGWTIETNILNQYADRNVNLVMPVGGESSFYSDWEQADRGQRYMWETFLTKELIPILDNEYRSNHKRAVTGLSMGGTAAMNLAERNPHLFNFVGSFSGYLDTTTRGMPEAIMAAQRDAGGYDSRKMWGEPGSQNWIDHDPKLGIENLKDMKVYVSAGSGKDDFGNANSVAKGQANLAGMGLEVISRMSTQTYVDYAKRAKINPVIKFRPSGVHSWEYWQFEMQQAWPYIADALEMDKADRGADCEAIGAIAKETKSGVIGSCLNNEYDVAKKGKAQDFESGTAYWSPDTGAHALFGRIGARYAEIGGPTSWLGFPKTGETKTPDGKGRFVHFEHGSIYWSPETGAWEITGDMFQAWGKNGYEKGDLKYPTGSVKKVGEGYMQEFQDGVLTRNPDGSNQVVHGAIGAKYKDMGGAESALGFPTSGENAVDGGFFQTFEKGSIYWSPKTGAHYILKSKIMDRWGQAGWEQGEFGWPTSDYSEIAAGGLSQEFQHGKISEVLGQVRTEKK; encoded by the coding sequence ATGCGCAAAAGCACTTCCCCGAGCAAAGCTCGCAAGGGCCTTGCAGTGGCCGCAGTACCTACCGCTATTGCCGTGGGTTTGGCTCTGCTGCCAAACGCCACCGCACAATCTTCCGTAGGCGATCTCTCTTCCGCCATCGGCGGCGATTCCAGCCTGTCCGATCACTTCGCACCGAAGGAACCGCCCGCCCGCACCCCGCTGAACACCGAATACCCGGATGTTAAGGGCCTGCCGGAGGGCGTGAAGATCAACCGTGTGGAGTACCTGACCAACCGCCACCTGATGGTCTACATCAAGTCCGCGGCTATGCCGGATAAAGAGCAGAAGGTACAAATCCAGCTTGCTCGTGACTGGTACTCCCACCCGGAGAAGAAGTTCCCAGAGGTATGGGCGCTCGACGGCCTACGTGCCCGTGACGATGAGTCCGGCTGGACCATCGAGACCAATATTTTGAACCAGTACGCTGACCGTAACGTCAACCTAGTTATGCCGGTAGGCGGCGAATCTTCCTTCTATTCGGACTGGGAGCAGGCAGACCGCGGTCAGCGCTACATGTGGGAGACCTTCCTGACCAAGGAATTGATCCCCATCTTGGACAATGAGTACCGCTCGAACCACAAGCGTGCGGTCACCGGCCTGTCCATGGGCGGCACCGCCGCGATGAACTTGGCTGAGCGTAACCCGCACCTGTTTAACTTCGTGGGCTCCTTCTCCGGCTACCTGGACACCACTACACGCGGCATGCCGGAAGCCATCATGGCGGCGCAACGAGATGCCGGCGGCTATGATTCCCGCAAGATGTGGGGCGAGCCAGGTTCCCAAAACTGGATCGACCACGATCCGAAGCTGGGCATTGAAAACCTGAAGGACATGAAGGTGTATGTCTCTGCAGGTTCGGGCAAGGATGACTTTGGTAACGCCAACTCCGTAGCCAAGGGTCAGGCCAACCTTGCCGGTATGGGCTTGGAGGTCATTTCCCGCATGTCCACCCAGACCTATGTGGACTACGCAAAGCGCGCCAAGATTAACCCAGTGATTAAGTTCCGCCCATCCGGCGTGCACAGCTGGGAATACTGGCAGTTTGAGATGCAGCAGGCATGGCCCTACATCGCAGATGCCCTCGAGATGGACAAGGCTGATCGCGGTGCGGACTGTGAGGCCATTGGTGCCATCGCCAAGGAAACCAAGAGCGGCGTCATTGGCTCTTGCTTGAATAACGAGTACGACGTCGCCAAGAAGGGCAAGGCCCAGGACTTCGAGTCCGGTACCGCTTACTGGTCCCCGGATACCGGTGCGCACGCCCTCTTCGGCCGCATTGGTGCCCGCTACGCCGAAATCGGCGGACCTACCTCCTGGCTGGGCTTCCCTAAGACCGGCGAGACTAAGACCCCGGACGGCAAGGGTCGCTTCGTGCACTTCGAGCACGGCTCCATCTACTGGTCCCCGGAGACCGGTGCTTGGGAGATTACCGGCGATATGTTCCAGGCCTGGGGCAAAAACGGCTACGAAAAGGGCGACCTGAAGTACCCGACCGGCTCGGTTAAGAAGGTCGGCGAGGGTTACATGCAGGAATTCCAGGATGGCGTCCTTACCCGTAACCCGGATGGCTCCAACCAGGTAGTCCACGGTGCTATCGGCGCTAAGTACAAGGACATGGGCGGCGCTGAATCTGCGCTCGGCTTCCCGACGTCCGGTGAGAACGCCGTCGATGGCGGCTTCTTCCAGACCTTTGAGAAGGGCAGCATCTACTGGTCCCCGAAGACTGGCGCGCACTACATTTTGAAGAGCAAGATCATGGACCGCTGGGGCCAGGCTGGCTGGGAGCAGGGCGAGTTCGGCTGGCCTACTTCTGACTACTCCGAGATTGCCGCTGGCGGCCTGAGCCAGGAATTCCAGCACGGCAAGATCAGTGAGGTCCTCGGCCAGGTTCGGACCGAGAAGAAGTAG
- a CDS encoding NAD-dependent succinate-semialdehyde dehydrogenase — MFAIENPSTGKSEDQFERIDDSQRDDILDRSTAAYEAWRSTRIEERAAVLSRAADLYEERIDELADHIGREMGKLTRWAKAEVQIVADIYRYYSEHAHELLADEYLPAQNADKTVVRKEPIGPLLGIMPWNFPYYQVARFAAPNLLLGNTIVLKHASICPLSSQACQDILEEAGLPKDAYINIYASGSQMDAFVADKRIKGVSLTGSEGAGSAVAKTAGENYKKSVLELGGNDPFLVIDDENLEWVLDQYNLIRMYNTGQACNAPKRLIVLEDFYDRTVEYLEKKIGDMKVGTYDDENADIGPLSSIGARDEIVERLEKAAANGDAKIRVGGKKIDREGAYMEPALLTDVDPSTDVGCNEIFGPVAIVYKAKDVEEAIEIANNSEYGLSSSVWGTDLDAAFEVANQLNDGMTFVNEASVTAAGLPFGGVNRSGYGRELARWGVGEFVNEHLYRVSGQDNPGNSPAM; from the coding sequence ATGTTCGCTATTGAGAATCCAAGCACAGGCAAGAGTGAAGACCAGTTTGAACGTATCGATGATTCGCAGCGCGATGACATCTTAGACCGCTCCACCGCGGCCTACGAGGCATGGCGGAGCACTCGCATCGAGGAGCGTGCTGCGGTTTTGTCCCGCGCAGCTGATCTTTATGAAGAGCGCATTGATGAGTTAGCGGATCACATCGGCCGCGAGATGGGCAAGCTGACCCGTTGGGCCAAGGCCGAGGTGCAGATTGTTGCCGATATTTACCGCTACTACTCCGAGCACGCGCACGAGCTGCTTGCCGACGAGTACCTGCCGGCACAGAATGCCGACAAGACCGTAGTGCGCAAGGAGCCGATCGGCCCGTTGCTCGGCATCATGCCGTGGAACTTCCCGTACTACCAGGTGGCCCGCTTCGCGGCGCCTAACCTGCTGCTGGGTAACACCATTGTGCTCAAGCACGCTTCCATCTGCCCGTTGTCTTCCCAGGCGTGCCAGGACATCCTGGAAGAGGCTGGTCTGCCGAAGGATGCGTACATCAACATCTACGCTTCCGGTTCCCAGATGGATGCCTTTGTAGCGGATAAGCGCATCAAGGGTGTTTCGCTGACCGGTTCGGAGGGTGCGGGCTCTGCCGTGGCCAAGACCGCCGGTGAAAATTACAAGAAGTCCGTGCTGGAGCTGGGCGGCAACGACCCGTTCCTGGTTATTGATGATGAGAACCTAGAGTGGGTACTGGATCAGTACAACCTAATCCGCATGTACAACACCGGCCAGGCCTGCAACGCGCCAAAGCGCCTCATCGTTTTGGAGGACTTCTACGACCGCACCGTGGAGTACCTGGAGAAGAAGATTGGGGACATGAAGGTCGGCACTTATGACGACGAGAATGCCGACATTGGTCCTCTGTCCTCCATCGGTGCTCGCGATGAGATTGTGGAGCGCCTGGAAAAGGCCGCGGCCAATGGTGATGCCAAGATTCGCGTAGGCGGCAAGAAGATTGACCGCGAGGGCGCCTACATGGAGCCTGCGCTGCTTACCGACGTCGACCCATCCACCGACGTAGGCTGCAACGAGATCTTCGGCCCTGTGGCTATTGTCTACAAGGCCAAGGACGTTGAAGAGGCTATCGAGATTGCCAATAACTCGGAGTATGGTCTGTCCAGCTCCGTGTGGGGCACCGACCTAGATGCCGCATTCGAGGTGGCAAACCAGCTCAACGATGGCATGACGTTTGTCAACGAGGCGTCGGTAACCGCAGCAGGCCTGCCTTTCGGTGGCGTGAACCGCTCCGGCTACGGCCGCGAGCTGGCACGCTGGGGCGTCGGCGAGTTTGTCAACGAGCACCTGTACCGCGTGAGCGGACAGGATAACCCGGGCAACTCCCCGGCAATGTAG
- a CDS encoding HNH endonuclease signature motif containing protein, with product MTTATAPPKQAYFSTNDMEDTVCVMAMVQRIQSWQLFQAVLPQLEDDVDCTLAVLSKRLGLSRWRVSSAIQAHFRMRELPLTTAVQTEHWILDLPRLQVIDVELRPLGEDEAQVQLVDAALADFLTPKDPGQHVPTEPEIRNFLRGFIDGLLKPDLSAQIERAVSVSYSGGQATIVLKTDKATAAAISRHIDKAAAQEGVSKAEALENLIFNRTSTKVVINTYRTGEDPSRVFIPSAGWCDLGEDLAHDSAVRTLTAEDVKKYVPSEEIRAWVQGRDATCRWPGCSMPAHYCQVDHRVEYGDKGPTSVGNLVSLCQHHHNVKTDGRVRYIMDPFTGDIVWMFEDGTYEVDRAAGPLAPRSIHWKLTWERFLKLRRGPLQGL from the coding sequence GTGACTACTGCTACCGCACCACCAAAACAGGCGTATTTTTCTACCAATGACATGGAAGACACCGTGTGTGTCATGGCCATGGTGCAAAGAATTCAATCATGGCAACTGTTCCAGGCAGTGTTGCCACAGTTAGAAGACGACGTTGATTGCACACTGGCCGTATTGTCCAAGAGACTCGGTCTTTCGCGATGGCGGGTATCAAGTGCAATCCAAGCCCACTTTCGGATGCGCGAGCTGCCGCTTACTACCGCAGTGCAAACGGAACACTGGATTTTGGACCTTCCGCGACTCCAGGTCATTGACGTGGAATTGCGCCCCCTCGGCGAGGACGAAGCGCAGGTCCAACTGGTTGATGCGGCCTTGGCAGATTTCCTCACGCCCAAAGACCCGGGACAGCACGTGCCGACGGAACCGGAAATCCGAAATTTCCTGCGTGGATTCATTGATGGGCTGCTGAAGCCAGATTTATCGGCGCAGATCGAGCGCGCAGTGTCGGTGTCCTATTCGGGTGGACAGGCCACGATTGTGTTGAAGACAGATAAGGCCACTGCGGCGGCAATTTCTAGACATATTGATAAAGCGGCAGCACAAGAGGGAGTTTCAAAGGCGGAGGCGCTGGAAAATCTGATCTTCAACCGCACAAGCACCAAGGTGGTGATTAACACCTATCGCACCGGGGAGGATCCTTCCCGCGTCTTCATTCCTAGCGCGGGATGGTGCGATCTGGGGGAGGACTTAGCACATGACTCTGCGGTGCGAACTCTAACCGCCGAGGACGTCAAAAAGTATGTCCCCTCAGAAGAAATCCGTGCCTGGGTGCAGGGACGGGACGCGACCTGCCGGTGGCCAGGGTGCTCGATGCCAGCACACTATTGTCAAGTGGATCACCGCGTGGAGTACGGCGACAAAGGACCTACCAGTGTGGGAAATCTGGTGAGCTTGTGTCAGCATCACCATAACGTGAAGACGGATGGTCGGGTGCGATACATCATGGACCCGTTTACCGGAGATATTGTCTGGATGTTTGAGGATGGCACCTATGAGGTGGACCGAGCTGCAGGTCCATTGGCGCCCCGGAGTATTCATTGGAAGCTGACGTGGGAGCGATTCCTCAAGCTCAGGAGGGGGCCATTGCAAGGTTTGTGA
- a CDS encoding alpha/beta hydrolase: MTASIKGRVLSVIMAVAVALGLAVVAGSQPAEAANRDWLRRDATGTCEWDKVGWWVQRCDVWSQAMGRTIPVQVQPAKRGGNAALYLLDGLRATDRTNAWVNDVNAAKTYEPHNITLAMPVGGAASFYADWQGPATYDLENPVNYKWETFLTSELPGYLERNFGVARNNNSIAGLSMGAGAALTLAAKHPNQFRQALSYSGFLTTTVPGAQTMMRFAMLDAGGFNINAMYGSLFNPKRFQNDPLLLIPQLRNTNLYISAASGVPGAGDSHYLPEHQAAGAALEFGSNITTRVWEGAARLQGLNPTVDYPAQGLHNWEQFGYQLNRSKPQVLNVMNAW, translated from the coding sequence ATGACTGCATCCATCAAGGGTCGCGTCCTTTCAGTCATCATGGCAGTTGCCGTAGCTTTGGGCCTGGCCGTCGTGGCGGGTTCCCAGCCGGCAGAGGCAGCCAACCGCGACTGGCTGCGCCGTGACGCCACTGGTACGTGTGAGTGGGACAAGGTTGGCTGGTGGGTCCAGCGTTGCGACGTATGGTCCCAGGCTATGGGCCGCACCATTCCGGTGCAGGTTCAGCCGGCAAAGCGCGGCGGCAATGCTGCCCTCTACCTGCTAGATGGCCTGCGTGCCACCGATCGCACTAACGCATGGGTAAATGACGTTAATGCTGCCAAGACCTACGAGCCGCACAACATCACCCTCGCTATGCCCGTCGGTGGTGCCGCTTCCTTCTACGCTGACTGGCAGGGTCCTGCTACCTACGACCTGGAAAATCCGGTCAACTACAAGTGGGAAACCTTCCTGACTAGCGAGCTTCCTGGCTACTTGGAGCGCAACTTCGGTGTTGCCCGCAACAACAACTCCATTGCTGGCCTGTCCATGGGCGCCGGTGCTGCACTGACCCTGGCTGCAAAGCACCCGAACCAGTTCCGTCAGGCGCTGTCCTACTCCGGCTTCCTGACCACCACGGTCCCAGGCGCTCAGACCATGATGCGCTTTGCCATGCTGGATGCGGGCGGATTCAACATCAACGCTATGTACGGTTCCCTGTTTAACCCGAAGCGTTTCCAGAACGATCCGCTGCTGCTTATTCCGCAGTTGCGCAATACCAACCTGTACATCTCCGCAGCTTCTGGTGTCCCAGGCGCCGGCGATAGCCACTACCTGCCGGAGCACCAAGCGGCAGGTGCTGCACTCGAGTTCGGCTCCAATATCACCACCCGCGTGTGGGAGGGCGCCGCTCGCCTGCAGGGCCTGAACCCGACCGTGGACTACCCAGCACAGGGTCTGCACAACTGGGAACAGTTCGGCTACCAGCTCAACCGCTCTAAGCCACAGGTACTTAACGTTATGAACGCTTGGTAA
- a CDS encoding decaprenyl-phosphate phosphoribosyltransferase has protein sequence MSDDGNQHFFHSEPHTSGVDTGRKRKPPKNLADGMIKALRPKQWVKNVLVLAAPAAAGADALFHGRVLLDVLLAFVVFCLGASSIYLINDAKDWREDQEHPTKRFRPIASGVLPIKLAYVMAVVLIGLSIGLSFLATAGPQLAIVMAIYIALQLGYCFGWKHMPVIDIALVSSGFMLRTMAGGVAAGIELSQWFLLVAAFGSLFMASGKRYSEILLVEQTGAKIRKSLEGYTPTYLRFVWTLAATAVVICYTLWGFELANDAQTGGVWYQISMVPFTIAILRYAADVDRGQGGAPDEIALEDRTLQVLALAWLACIAMAVYIMPLF, from the coding sequence ATGAGTGATGATGGAAACCAGCACTTTTTCCATTCGGAACCGCACACCTCCGGCGTAGATACCGGCCGCAAGCGCAAGCCGCCGAAGAATCTTGCCGATGGCATGATTAAGGCCCTGCGCCCCAAGCAGTGGGTCAAAAACGTCCTGGTGCTGGCCGCCCCCGCCGCGGCCGGCGCCGATGCGTTATTCCACGGCCGTGTGCTTCTCGACGTCCTCTTGGCCTTCGTCGTCTTTTGCCTCGGCGCTTCCTCCATCTACCTGATTAACGATGCGAAGGACTGGCGCGAGGACCAAGAGCATCCGACCAAGCGCTTCCGCCCGATTGCCTCGGGCGTGCTGCCGATTAAGCTCGCCTATGTCATGGCCGTGGTGCTCATCGGCCTGTCCATCGGCCTGTCTTTCCTTGCCACCGCCGGCCCGCAGCTGGCTATCGTGATGGCGATTTATATCGCGCTGCAGTTGGGCTATTGCTTTGGCTGGAAGCATATGCCGGTGATCGATATTGCGCTGGTGTCTTCCGGCTTCATGCTGCGCACCATGGCCGGTGGCGTAGCCGCAGGCATCGAGCTGTCCCAGTGGTTCCTGCTGGTGGCGGCGTTCGGCTCGCTGTTTATGGCCTCCGGCAAGCGCTACTCGGAGATCCTGTTGGTAGAACAAACCGGAGCGAAAATCCGCAAGTCCCTGGAGGGCTATACGCCCACCTACCTGCGCTTCGTGTGGACCCTAGCCGCCACCGCGGTGGTTATCTGCTACACCCTGTGGGGCTTCGAGCTTGCTAACGACGCCCAGACCGGTGGCGTGTGGTACCAGATTTCCATGGTGCCGTTTACTATCGCCATCCTGCGCTACGCGGCCGATGTGGACCGCGGCCAGGGTGGCGCACCGGACGAGATTGCACTGGAGGACCGCACTTTGCAGGTTCTCGCTTTGGCTTGGCTCGCCTGCATTGCCATGGCGGTTTATATCATGCCGTTGTTCTAG
- a CDS encoding phosphatase PAP2 family protein, translating into MPNKLSVAESRVLESIQGAAFDVPGVLPTARGLSHWGEHALGWMGSAAVGAGIDKRRREGWVRVGAAAFLAHAASVVLKRIVRRKRPDYPYVRVGVKTPSTLSFPSSHATSTTAFLVAVSRLTGRKAPLLGVPVMMASRMVLGVHYPTDTAVGAAIGAATAEVVMKGMKHE; encoded by the coding sequence ATGCCCAATAAGCTTTCCGTAGCCGAATCGCGCGTCCTCGAGTCCATCCAGGGTGCGGCTTTCGACGTGCCCGGCGTACTTCCCACCGCCCGCGGGCTTAGCCACTGGGGCGAGCATGCCTTAGGTTGGATGGGCAGCGCTGCGGTAGGGGCGGGCATCGACAAGCGCCGCCGCGAAGGCTGGGTCCGTGTTGGGGCCGCCGCCTTCCTCGCGCACGCCGCCAGTGTGGTGCTCAAGCGCATCGTGCGCCGCAAGCGCCCGGATTATCCGTACGTGCGCGTGGGGGTAAAGACGCCCTCCACATTGTCTTTCCCTAGCTCGCACGCGACTTCGACCACCGCATTCCTGGTGGCGGTAAGCCGCCTGACCGGCCGCAAGGCGCCCCTTCTCGGCGTGCCGGTAATGATGGCATCGCGTATGGTGCTCGGAGTGCACTATCCAACAGACACGGCCGTGGGTGCGGCCATCGGCGCTGCTACCGCGGAGGTCGTGATGAAAGGAATGAAGCATGAGTGA